ttgacattctgaacagtgatatggtttctctcctgtatgaatcctcatgtgtgttattagagatgatttttttgaaaagtctttttgacattctgaacagtgatatggtttctctcctgtatgaatcctcatgtgtgttattagacttgatttaagtgaaaagtctttttgacattctgaacagtgatatggtttctctcctgtatgaatccttatgtgtgttattagaaatgatttttgtgaaaagtctttttgacattctgaacagtgatatggtttctctcctgtatgaatcctcatgtgtgttattagagatgattttgttgaaaagtctttttgacattctgaacagtgatatggtttctctcctgtatgaatcctcatgtgtgttattagaaatgatttttgtgaaaagtctttttgacattctgaacagtgatatggtttctctcctgtatgaatcctcatgtgtgttattagagatgatttatgtgaaaagtctttttgacatactgaacagtgatatggtttctctcctgtattaaTCCTGATGTGTGCTATTAGAGATGATttaagtgaaaagtctttttgacattctgaacagtgatatggcttctctcctgtatgaatcctcatgtgtgttattagagatgatTTTCGTGTAAAGTttttttgacactctgaacagtgatatgggttccttcctgtatgaatcctcatgtgtgttattagagataatttgtgtgaaaagtctttttgacatactgaacagtgatatggtttctctcctgtatgaatcctcatgtgtgttattagacttGATTTCCATGTAaagtttttttgacacactgaacagtgatatggtttctctcctttaTGAATCCTAGCGTGTGTGTTATTAGccataatttatttttaaagtcTTTCAGACACATTCTACAGTGATATGACTTTTCTCCTGAACGGTCACTTAtttatattttgatattttttAAAGTAGTTGTAGTACATTACTACTACTAAAGTAGTAGtaatgtatttatttttttctcaAAATGTTTTGTATGCTATTATGCGAGATGTTTTCATAATATAATTTTAAACATTCAACACTGAAGACATTTTTcttttgaataaatatttgtacagtTTTCTTGATTGTATAAACCTTTACAGCTATTTGATCCAATAAGCAAGTATTATCTAATGAAATATTCTACATTTCATTAGTTAAGTCTTGTAGACAATTATTACTAGTATTTGTCTCCTTTATAAATTGTTGTGTTCTTTATAAATCTtagtaatatattttttatataattttaaatgCATGAGCTTTTATTTATTACTAAAGCAAATATTGTTAAGAGATGCCAAAAACACTTGGACTGTCGGATACATAAATAATTCAAGTAACTACATAGTAATCAGTATAGAGTAACCAGAATAGAGCACACAGGTTATAGTGTTAACTCTGTTGTCAACAGATGGCACTCAATATCAGATAAGCAATTGGAATAATCTAACTTTTGTAGGAATATAAAGCAATTTAATTACTTGTCAAAGAGACAAGAGAAtggaaaaaagttacaatatgtaAACCACAGGTATTATTCATAAATAGTAAGAtaatattgtgcttattatattataaaatgtgctagACATAAAATATACTCTACAATATTTCCTGTGAATcagcaagtgtaaaagcaaacataCAAATCTACGTCTCCAGATGCGTTCACCAGCAGGAAAGTTAGTGTCTGTGTATAACTTTGTAATCATTACAAACAAATCttgtggcaattttttttttttaagatttagcAAAATGTCTTTGTataagaaaattaaatatattataaatttatttataattatactGTTTTATCATACTGTACATATAGCAACAGCAGAGAGGGATGGTTTATTATAAATACAGCCACAGTATTAAGATGTTTCACTACAGAACCTTATTATAAACATCACCACAGAACTATGGGatgtcttattatatatataaccacagaactgagggatgtcttattatatatataaccacagaactgagggatgtcttattataaatataaccacagaactgatggatgtcttattataaatataaccacagcACAAGAGTCAGGTACAGTGGACCCTCATGTGGTCTGTCATTTGCAAAAATATATGTATGTGATTTTTACAAGAACTTACTGATCCAATGTACCATGCACATTGTTATTTTTAAATCCCCTATACCATTcatgtaaatatgtaaataaataaataaattctgagCATTAAGAACACTGATATATTATCTTATTTGGAGAGCCTTTTGAGCTTAAGAGCAAATTACCTAAGAAAAAATTCATAATTACTATACAGTATAAAGATTATTTATTTTAAATGCTTTCTCAACATTTACAATGGCTCACATAGGAGAAAAAGTATGTAAtgttttaaaactgaaaatatatattaaactttTTTATATTAGAACCtaattataaaaataattaatttgaAAATCTTAAAATGTTTTCTTGCCAAACAATAGTATTAAAAACAATACTGTACCACATACACAATGAACTAATAAATACTGAGATTTTAAAATTAATGATAcaccaaatttaatttaaatacacATTTTCTTTGTTACCATAGTGCATGAGATGTTAATAATGCATGACATATTGATAATACATATAGTCATTCACATGAGTGTGCTGAAGACAGTCTTACCCATCTACATGTAGTATTTCTTACACCATAATGTGTTTCATAATGCTGCTGACAACACGTATGCAGTATatctgacagtgtgtgtggatgctgacactgcaggtattattcaataccactgggtcctgacactgcaggtattattcttCTGGTGACTGTAAGAGCTGTGAAAGAAAGGATTGAGAGATTACCAAATCGTTTAAAGTCAACAAATACCAAATACAGAATCTTTGAAATCTAGTAAAGATTTCCCAAAcaggattttttttaaataattccaATACTATAATGGTTCTTTCTCCAAATAAAACAAAGATACACAGAATAGGTAAAATATAGAAGCCAGCAGCCTGCTAACAGGTACCAATCCCtgcgcacaggaatcttagcagatacagtatatagaaaaaggcaaacataattccaatctacaaaaatggtatccaagaagaccctctaaattataaacccgtatcattaacaagtatGGTAGTTAAAACATTAGAAAAAAATATCTAACGCCAAATGGGTTGATCCATTGTTGTTAACACAACaacgggtagaacacctggagaatatAATAATGACATCATAATGGACGGAcggtatggttttcgaacaggaagatcctgtgtaacaaatctacttagtttttatgaatcacagagattctacaggaaagagatggttggccaactgtctatctggacctaaaagaccAGCAttgatgtaatgaaatgccatcttctgggtgagaccagaggctccctggagctatccggaCTGATATGAGTGAATTAGACCGTGGTATCAGCcaagtgaatggagttcttaggcctaacagggaccacaaaccagaacctaggcccccctcagagaggcacgaggagcaatggcctatagaaagcctcgtgaggttggaagcattctatgtctgccatcgaccaagaCAGGCACCAAAGAAAGGTAGGTACCCCAAAGCAAACCCTATCTGattaaaaaaaaccagcgttgaatgtaatgaaacgccattttctgggtgagtcccggaggctccccggagctatccatggctgatatggataccctaactattttgcatcagtcgatgtgggtggcgttctaggcctaccggggaccatgagccagaacctggcccccctcagagaggcatggaaagcaatggcccatagaattgcacatgtgatttggagcattctatatctgccatcgaccggaacaggcacccagaaaggtaagcgccacaaaacaaacccttattctggttaacaacaaaaatcgacaaacgagtggacagaactcccccaggaaaatgaactaacaagcatgacgtcacacgagcctcgccgccgcatgtctgcgcaactcccccctccccgggagggggaagggggagccccagacccccgcgccggtgattcccgccccagttctgaggctggatatcaaaaccgcgaaaaaaccgccgacgaacctccgggactcacccagaaaatggagtttcattacatttaacgctggttttctggggggagctcctacggcttcccggagcttattcaccaaagactacctaagaaaacaaggggacatacccgggaggcggtcggtgaacCACACCTCAACACCAAGTTGAGACAAcctaaggacccctccggaaagcagcaggcacATCATTCGCCTGAAAAAGGGAGAACGTCTGCAGACGAAGAGACCTATGACCACGACCAcaggagccaaaaaccactgcgcctgagaagagcatgaagctctgccacacgacccccagaggccaatgccaacataaaAAGAGAGCAGAGACAAagcaaacctgaaccgaaggagccacaacaaccaaggagaagaaaaacaggagagcaccctgtccaaagaccagaacgatacaggcagtgcatgagcaggccggaggtgaaacaatgcacgagacagcctgcgaaacggcacagaaggaacatcgataccaaacgctagcagcagaaaccaaggtgccagacccaggaacggccccaagtgcctatacatcctccgcaagccaatcctatgacagccccaggagggaaaagaaaatgcAGGCCCAAAACCAAAATGCCACAAACATGCAAGTCCACCGCCACAAGTGCAGCTGACAGGGAAGCAACCCAcataaggagccgccccgcaccaacatcccgcagaagggcaggagcgaaaagactcattaagaggagcaaaatcgctCTCAGGAAAATGAGTAGCGCCAAGACAGCGCTAAGAGAAGATATGAACAGAAGAACAAGGCCAAACACCCAGAAACTGCCTGGaataggacccacaagccctagaaaagaccggagggaagctcaaccgaatgacgacagacgtaccagaaaacgggaaggagcaaaaccgtcccgaaccttcgagaacaaaaagaagcaaacacaaaggacgaaggcacaaaaaccccatcacacccgagaccaaaagtcatgcagaaaccccaagaagagggggacatgacggagaaggcccgtcccggaaaaaaggggcgaagaccgtagaaaagcacccaccgacaggacggaagcaaagggcacaatggacaaggaaactgagcccagggaggggccgacgcccacaaagcacgtGCGGAAAGGGGGGAACAgaaaaaccccacaccacaaaaccgcaagccccgcccagaggggttgaaataccccggcggggaccaacggggcctgaggcccctCACGTTAGCCCCCCCAgagccccagcgtcaagaaaaaccccggggcagccgtgaaaaacactaaggaagggagcccactaggctctggaacttgaaccaaaatcggaggataggcgaggggcgagacgaagaccccaagctcatccccagccagctcAACAAGGCGAGGACAACGAGGACaggacagagaatccaaggaacatggaaaaaccaggcccaGCACAGCAAGACCgggaaggaaggagggccccagaaggagcacggaagggccgaacaaaATGCCACAACCAACCCCAACACGCAGCcgcagtaccaaaaccgcagcagaacgtcaccacactccccgaggaagcgacagagaagataaagataaatcggaacatgagtggcacacaaggggacacaggcggaaaccgagcacccaactgagccacagggacggtagaagaaacgtgtgcagtggaacaggcaatcgaaggaacacattaggcagcccaactaGGGCTgtccccatacacagccccaagagcagaaacgagagcgcccatgaagcacagaatccgctcgacaggcaaacgacaggggagaggcggaaccaaagagccagaacccaatcctgcaagcacaaggaggcgagcacaaaatgccctcgacacaggaaaacgtaccacCGAACAGGCATCCCCACTGTTGCACCGTGGAACAAGATGGAGGCGGGGCCCTGAACTCcagcaaggttagacaagcataggagaggggcaggaggagtacaggcaggagccgTCTCAGAAGGGCCAAGAGGCCACCCacagacacccgtgaaccgagcaaggaatcaggtggagagaacaagagctgccctgtatgggctaatagccctgcagtaggcacctcgggtggtacggtccacgttctcaagtatgtatgtacacccattcctacttccaaaaacaaaaacagcgtcaggacgaaggagacgccaTACCGCACCAACCCACCTGCAGAACATAAGCtctgaagggccatgacgcaagccTATGAGTCCgtagccgccggaggcggccagggcacccatgctggagaggaggaggggagcagcgaaggaggctccccaccctagaatGCAGGAAAAAAACCTTGTGACTTCCCCACAGCGGcactccagaacacccccaaagcaacggggcacggattggattaagaaaagagcgagaggcaAAGCCCCCTGAGAGAAATGGATGCAGAAcaacacgtgtgcacaccgcccagagccaaaacaaactcccacggcgcatgtgcaggacgcgaaagaaaagtagcccaacaaggtgagaagtagcccaaccggcgacaagcagcccaaccggcgacaagcagcccaaccggcgacaaggagcccaaccggcggcaagagcccaaccggcggcaaggagcccaaccggcggcaaggagcccaaccggcggcaaggagcccaaACTGCAACAAAGAGCCCAaaccgctacaaggagcccaaaccgctacaaaggagcccaaaccgctACAAAGGAGCGCAAacagctacaaggagcccaaacagctacaaggaaccagtatggaggcaaattccgggacacgcaggaggtaagccgcaaagacCAACAGCAccgcaggcgaagagatgcggGTAGCCGAAAACCTCCAAAAGACGGAACCGAaaaaccacagggacacggaaccgacctggggaggagcagaacccaagcccaaatcgtacgaTTAGGGGGGAAAGAAAAACCCCACTTCTcacaacagtaagccccgctcagaaggacggaaatccaggcggggcacaatggagcccaaggcccccctccccaaccccaggagcctctacaacaggccccagggccgagtcgccctccaaagccccggccccacaagaaaaagccggggcagccgagagagctggaagagaaggggcccactggtcagaccccggagcatcggccggaagaacagactcaaatgcctccgcagctaccccggacggggcaacccccgaaactgcccaagtctcagaacctctaaccccgccccgaccccgaagcctgcagatgcgtaggggccggaagcaggagggagAAAAACAAGGGGGAGTggaaggaaccaaggccgaagtgaccaaaacccccaagtctgggtccctacacaaagcggggcagcatcggggcgtccAAGGAAGCGACAaacccgagcgcgttgcaacaacctaccttgcaacgcgcgagctgcctgcacccacgggaattcatcagcagactgggtgaatggagtcacaaacaagcaacaaagctcgcaggactcagggtcgaatgtgtcaccgacccaacaggcagcatgacagaggcaaaaaACAAGTTGAGTCACCctaagacaaagggacagagcaaccctcaactcgcacaaagcgagaggggacgcaagggtctccactatcggacccgagagcccccggggggtttcccagggctcctagactgggtctgctaagggttatcccaggcagggcactgccaactggcgccccaaactaccaagcaaactgctaaagctgaacccacgggacgtgtccacccgtgagggcgaagcaggggggtgccaccacacaaacaaacctaatataagggggggggggggaacacaaggcagacccccctaccaggcaaaaacaaatataaaagaaaaaccacacaagtggacaacgtacccggagggaacagagccggccgctgtcataggtgaaaactagctacgcagtaccctgcgccccaccagtgctataactaccacgaaccccaaggtaaacaagggaggaaaacccccaaacactTGGGGCGGCTAAACGCCAAGCAgcaaaaagccaacagaggtagacccaaggtgatttgtggaaggcaaccccaagccccaagggtggtacttacaaggcactcagggaaggtgaccctaagcacatgcaggctgagtacctgagaatactactccaaGCTCACACGACAACCGTAGtagcagcactgcaaacaagtcacagcactgagacaagaccgcagctggagccacacgaccatgcattatcccatcagccgaggaactggggcggggatcgccggcgcaggggtctggggctcccccttccccctcccggggaggggggagttgcgcagacatgcggcgcggctcgtgtgacatcatgcttgttagtttgttttcctgggggagttctgtccactcgtttgtcgatttttgttgttaaccagaataggggtttgttttgtggggcttacctttctgggtgcctgtcccggtcaatggcagatacagaatgctccaaatcacatgtgcaattctatgggccattgctccccgtgcctctctgagggggctag
This DNA window, taken from Procambarus clarkii isolate CNS0578487 chromosome 76, FALCON_Pclarkii_2.0, whole genome shotgun sequence, encodes the following:
- the LOC123771589 gene encoding zinc finger protein 271-like is translated as MANNTHARIHKGEKPYHCSVCQKNFTWKSSLITHMRIHTGEKPYHCSVCQKDFSHKLSLITHMRIHTGRNPYHCSECQKNFTRKSSLITHMRIHTGEKPYHCSECQKDFSLKSSLIAHIRINTGEKPYHCSVCQKDFSHKSSLITHMRIHTGEKPYHCSECQKDFSQKSFLITHMRIHTGEKPYHCSECQKDFSTKSSLITHMRIHTGEKPYHCSECQKDFSQKSFLITHIRIHTGEKPYHCSECQKDFSLKSSLITHMRIHTGEKPYHCSECQKDFSKKSSLITHMRIHTGEKPYHCSECQNDFSQKSYLRKHMRIHTGEKPYHCSECQKDFSQKSYLITHMRIHTGEKPYHCSECQKDFSQNSFLITHMRIHTGEKPYHCSECQKDFSLKSSLITHMRIHTGEKPYHCSECQKDFSLKSNLITHMRIHTGEKPYHCLVCQKDFSQKSYLRKHMRIHTGEKPYHCSECQKDFSKKSSLITHKRIHTGEKPYHCSECQKDFSKKSNLITHMRIHTGEKPYHCSECQKDFSQKSTLITHTRIHTGEKPYHCSECQKDFKQKSNLIKHIRIHTA